TTAACCCATTGGGGAAGGTTCCAGCTATTGTTGACGGCAGATTTAAGCTCTTCGAGAggttacacacaaaaaaaaaaacttcattctCTTTTGCATTcttgcttcttcctttttttttaatgaattaagtggTAATTCATCTCGCAGTCACGCCATCTTGATTTATCTTGCCTCAGCATTCCCAAGTGTAGCTGATCATTGGTAAGTGCTTTTTGTTTTGACACATGTTCTTGAATACCAAAGTATGTTCATTTAAATACTTACTTTTAGGTACCCCAATGATCTTTCCAAGAGAGCCAAGATTCACTCTGTCTTGGATTGGCATCACACCAACTTACGCCCTGGTGCAGGTATGTTATACACTAATATATTCATAGTCGATAATGATGTTAAGAAGTTATAGAGTCAAACAGAATGACCAGCTTCATGTTTCTGActcacagtttttttttctatttaatttaactatttcagCTGGATATGTAATGAATAGTGTTCTAGCTCCATTTCTTGGCCGTTCTCTGGATTCGAAAGCAGCTGCTGAAGCTGAGAAGCTACTAACCAAGTCTCTGTCCACTCTGGAGACTTTTTGGCTTAAGGGCAATGGTAAATTCTTGCTGGGAAGCAACCAACCATCTATAGCTGATCTCAGCCTTGTATGCGAGCTTATGCAGCTCCAGGTACACAAAACATCCTCTTAAGACTTTGTAATTCATTAAGAATACTAATACAAAGTGGCTTCTGCAGGTTTTGGATGAGAAAGATCGTCTCAGGTTGTTTAGTCCTTACAAGAAAGTTGAAGAATGGATTGAGAATACGAGAAAGGCGACACTGCCTCACTTTGATGTGGTTCACAAAGTCCTTTACGGAGCCAAAGACAAATTTGACAAGCAGCTGAAGATGTCTAAACCGGGTTTTCAATCTAAgatgtaagaagaagaagaaaaaaacttgtaTTGGGGACGGTTTGTGCAAAACCGGTCTAAGGGATTACTGTAATAACTCGGTTCAACATTCACATTGTTGTAACCGAAACCAAAGTATGTAATCATACTCCCTTTATCAGGGCTTTTAATAAATGAGACATCAATCAATACCCCTTTATTTGGGCCCAAGCGAGGCCCATTAAAATAAGAGAAACAAAACGATGTCGTGTTCAGCAGCACTAGGGTTTTACATCTCTTCTTCATCGTCTCTCCCCATCTCTGAGTCTTCGTTGGGCAACTCTAACGCGAGCAATCATGGAGTCGAGTCCAGCGTCGATGTGGAGCTCCATAGTGAAGAAAGATCCTCCTTCAAAGCCTCCGACCACCGACGTAGCTCCGTCGGCGATTCTCCGCATGGTCGGGAACTGCAAATCCACAAAGGGAATATCTATGGCGGTTGTCGACGCCAACGCCGTCATTGACGGACGCCAGAGCTTAACCGACTTCGCCGACAAATTCGTAACGGTCCCTGAAGTACTCTCGGAGATTCGTGACGCTGATTCTCGCCGCCGTCTCGAGTTCATCCCTTTCACGATCGAAACCATGGAGCCTTCTCCTGAATCTCTCAGTAAAGGTACACATCGAAGTTTTTTGAGCTTCCTTCGTTATAAGATTAGTGGTTTAGTGATCCGGTTTAGTGTTGTAATTGGTTTAATGATCTGGTTTAATGATGTAATTGGTTTATGTCATTTCCGGTTTAcatccttatatatatatatgtgaagcAGTTGTTGTTTTGTGCAGTTATTAAGTTTGCTAAAGCTACTGGTGATATGCATACACTCTCTGATGTTGATCTCAAGCTTATTGCTTTGACATACACGCTCGAGGCTGAGGTTCATGGGACCAAGAATCTTAGAGACGTTCCTCCGCCTATTCAGACTGTTAGGGTGAAGAGATTACCTGAGAAGGAGTTACCTGGCTGGGGCTCTAATGTGGCTAACTTGGAGGAGTGGGAGGCGCTTGAGAACGAGACCGAGGAGATATCCAACTCCAATTCCAAGATCCTTCCGCTTAAAGACCTTAACATGAACATCATTCCTTCAGACAACAGCTCTGAGGTTGGTTCTGTTGTGTCTCATACTGAGGATGAGGAAGAAGGTGGAAGAAGGGAGAAGAGGTACCCGCTGAAGAAAACAGAGGTGAAGATTGAGGGTAAGATGGTAGTGGAAGGGATAGATGCATCACAGGGAGgaaatgatgatgaagatggtgGTGAGTGGAGACCTGCGGTTAGTAGCAGTACTCACAGGAAGTTCCTTAGGAGGAAGGCCAAGTGGGAACATTACAATGCCTTGGCTGAGCAAGAAATTCAGAAAGATCAAGAAGCTGACAAAGCTGGTAACTTTGCCCAGGACACCAATCATCAGATGTCTAATGACGCTGAGGACAAGTGTAGCGAAAAGAATGATGAGAAGCTTTCGTCCATCCTAAAAGATATGAGGTTGGAGGAAGATTCATTAAAGGCTCTCCAAGAAGggactgaagaagaagagatgaattTGAGCAATGGCGAGGATGATGTTGAAGTGGAGGCTGAGGGGATCGATGTTGGTAGTGAGGCTGGTGATACCTTTGAGGCATCATCGATGGGAGATGATGGTAGCAGCGAGCAGAGTTGGTCGTTGAGAGCCTTATCTGAGTCAAGTGTAGCTTGTATAACCGGTGACTATGCAATGCAAAATGTTATTATTCAAATGGGTTTGCGTTTGCTTGCACCCGGAGGTATGCAAATTCGCCAACTAAACAGGTACACCTCTTTATAATCAGATCTTCCTTTTATTCTTACACAGTTCTCATTAGCTGAGATAGATGTTTAGCATGCTGTTCATTAGCGGAGGAGAGAGATGTATTATACTTTTACTTGGATGTTCAGGTGGGTGTTGAAGTGCCATGCTTGCTACACAGTAACTCCTATAATTGGAAGAATCTTCTGTCCCAAGTGCGGTAATGGGGGCACTTTGCGAAAGGTAGCGGTTACAATAGGCGAGAATGGCACCATCATAGCTGCACGTAAACCACGTGTTACACTTCGAGGGACCAAAGTATGTACTCAGTTACAAGGAAAAGCTAAAGAAAACCACCATGTTTTGCTGTTTGAGTCTGTAATTAAACAAGAAACccctttgtcttcttcttcttttgttgtgCAGTTTTCGATACCAATGCCTAAAAGCGGAAGAGACGCAATCACCAAGAATCTAGTTTTAAGGGAAGATCAACTTCCTCAAAAGTATCTCCATCCCAAGACCAAGAAGAAAGCAAGCAAACCGGTTAGTAATTATTATAGAAAACTCTAATCGAGGTCGGAAGAGAacattttgatttgattttattgctgtgtgtgtttttttttcagggagATGAGTATTTTATATCAGACGATGTGTTCATGAACCATCACAGTGATAGAAAAGCACCATTGCAGCCTCCTGTGAGAAAAGCTATGGCCGTTTTCAGTCAGAAACGGAACCCTAATGACAACCATTACTCTCGTTCTATGCACTGTTGATCTCTTCTGCTATATTgttgccaatttttttttttttcgtctcTACACTTATCTTCTTTTTGATAGTTTCAAAACTAGGTTtgaaaatgtttaatttaaccTGCGAGTTTTGTCACACTATCACCTGCGAATTTGAGGtcagtttaatttaattaatttctccAAACTGAAAAATTGGCTTAGAGAACACTAAATCGCAATTGAGCCACGAGATCATTGTACCATTTCGTATTCTCATTGACAACATGAGACAAGCCAAGGCCCGGGCAAAACAAAAGTTTCTTCTTACCCTCTTTTGGTATTAATGATTCTGAACTCGACTCTGGCCCACTAGACTGAAGCATCCCATGCCCTCATCCTTACCAACTCGAGCTTCAGGAGTCCTTGTACCTTTTGTAGacaattgcaaaaaaaaaaacaaaacaaaaaagaatccCTCTTGGGTACCACTAGTATATAGCTACTTTGAGAATCTTCAAGTTGGACAGAAGATGATTCTCAAGGTTGCTACTCCTATTAGTCTGTGGTAACTTAAATTTCCAAGTAGGGATGAATCCAGTCTTCATTCTCTTGCAGGTCTGATTTCTTCACCTGCaagaaaacatatatcaatCACCATTAGTTGTTAATCAtgagtaaaaaacaaaaagccGTCACTGAATTTGAAGTGCCAGAGTGTACACATAGAGTTAGTAACCCCTTTTGACTAATATTTGGTGTCAACTCTCTTTGTCTTCGTGTCTTAACTTTTGAGTGGCTGCTGATTCCAAGTTTCAGATGACCAGTTCGATAAAAAGCATTGTTCTCTACGTTACAAAACCCAAACCACTGCAAGCTGACTCCTGAAGCTGTCtgtgagaaagaagaagatcacTGAAGAAGAAGGATCATCCCTAGAACAAGGATTTTAATGGTGGAAAGTGATGGATGATGAACAGAGTGATAAAAGGATAAGGGAGGATTGTTGTAATGTTTGATTGATTTCTCAAAACGGGCTAGAGCCAGTACATATATAGTGACGACAATGTTTTATTAAACCAAAAAGCTAAACCAGAAATGCTGACCAGTTTATCCTGTGACAAAGTCATTCAAAGCGCCCATCTTTTGTTTTACGACACAAGCTTTCCTCATAGAACACGAAACCAAAATGAATAAGCGAATATCGTAGATCAATCCAAGTTGCAATTCATACACTATCATTCTTGACAAACAATTGTTGGAAAGAGATGAAAACATACACGAAGTTTGACCTCATGAAAGGATGATCCAGAAAAGAAAACAAGGGAATATTGTTGTTGTTTAGGAGGCTTGGTGATGACTTTGCTCGTAGCCTTTTAGGGTAACAATCTTTCTACTCTTGATATGTGATTTTAGTAACTCGTCTCTTTCCACATCTTTGCTGTCAAGAATCGTTATGTCTTCTGGAGCCTTGCTAAATACACTATGGAGAGGCTTAATAAATGAATGATTAATTCAAAAACCCTTATATCACAAAGCAAAACATTTAAGATACTCAAAACACAATTAATCATTCAAAGATATTTAGATGAAATGATGTAATACAAGTATAAACTAAGGTTATATATTGTAACTCAAGTCTCTATCAGGATTGATCATGTTCAG
The sequence above is drawn from the Raphanus sativus cultivar WK10039 chromosome 7, ASM80110v3, whole genome shotgun sequence genome and encodes:
- the LOC108817902 gene encoding glutathione S-transferase T1; protein product: MKLKVYADRMSQPSRAVIIFCKVNGIQFDEVLINLAKRQQLSPEFKEINPLGKVPAIVDGRFKLFESHAILIYLASAFPSVADHWYPNDLSKRAKIHSVLDWHHTNLRPGAAGYVMNSVLAPFLGRSLDSKAAAEAEKLLTKSLSTLETFWLKGNGKFLLGSNQPSIADLSLVCELMQLQVLDEKDRLRLFSPYKKVEEWIENTRKATLPHFDVVHKVLYGAKDKFDKQLKMSKPGFQSKM
- the LOC130497993 gene encoding RNA-binding NOB1-like protein, giving the protein MESSPASMWSSIVKKDPPSKPPTTDVAPSAILRMVGNCKSTKGISMAVVDANAVIDGRQSLTDFADKFVTVPEVLSEIRDADSRRRLEFIPFTIETMEPSPESLSKVIKFAKATGDMHTLSDVDLKLIALTYTLEAEVHGTKNLRDVPPPIQTVRVKRLPEKELPGWGSNVANLEEWEALENETEEISNSNSKILPLKDLNMNIIPSDNSSEVGSVVSHTEDEEEGGRREKRYPLKKTEVKIEGKMVVEGIDASQGGNDDEDGGEWRPAVSSSTHRKFLRRKAKWEHYNALAEQEIQKDQEADKAGNFAQDTNHQMSNDAEDKCSEKNDEKLSSILKDMRLEEDSLKALQEGTEEEEMNLSNGEDDVEVEAEGIDVGSEAGDTFEASSMGDDGSSEQSWSLRALSESSVACITGDYAMQNVIIQMGLRLLAPGGMQIRQLNRWVLKCHACYTVTPIIGRIFCPKCGNGGTLRKVAVTIGENGTIIAARKPRVTLRGTKFSIPMPKSGRDAITKNLVLREDQLPQKYLHPKTKKKASKPGDEYFISDDVFMNHHSDRKAPLQPPVRKAMAVFSQKRNPNDNHYSRSMHC